A DNA window from Treponema primitia ZAS-1 contains the following coding sequences:
- a CDS encoding DNA repair helicase XPB, translating to MSIDSANPLIVQSDRTLLLDVHAPKAEEARAAVMPFAELEKSPEHIHTFRITPLSLWNAASAGFTPADVAAALDAYSRYPVPQSILEGFSDTMARYGKIRLVAADGKAPLDPLRPLPEELLLVADDTAILAEIGAAKPLTKLLHQCPEGFRLKLTDRGSVKRELIRMGWPVQDMAPLITGEALELSLRSAAASGRPFTLRDYQSEAARSVLGNNGPGSGYGVVVLPCGSGKTMVGMALMSLLKTNTLVLTTNVAAVHQWIDELLDKTDLEADEIAEYTGDSKRVAPVTIATYQIITWRPDKEAEFPHFKLFRERPWGLIIYDEVHLLPAPVFRVTAELQAVRRLGLTATLIREDGAEDAVFSLVGPKRYDVPWKDLESKGWIAEALCTEIRLDMPEKLKIPYAVATPREKYRVASENPYKESIVRQLMDNHPEDHILVIGQYITQLEGLARLLKVPLITGKTPNAEREKVYGAFKRGEFRVIVVSKVANFAIDLPDASMAIQVSGSFGSRQEEAQRLGRILRPKGRNSYFYTLVSRYTVEEDFAANRQKFLAEQGYKYAIQHWTENEILAGQSGAGQHE from the coding sequence ATGTCAATTGATTCTGCGAATCCCCTGATTGTACAGAGTGATCGTACCCTGTTATTGGATGTTCATGCCCCCAAGGCTGAGGAAGCCCGGGCCGCCGTTATGCCCTTTGCGGAACTGGAAAAGTCCCCTGAACATATACATACCTTCAGGATAACCCCCCTATCCCTCTGGAACGCCGCCAGCGCAGGCTTCACCCCCGCCGATGTGGCGGCCGCCCTGGATGCCTATAGCCGCTATCCTGTTCCTCAAAGCATACTCGAAGGTTTTTCCGATACCATGGCGCGGTACGGCAAGATCCGGCTGGTAGCGGCGGATGGAAAAGCGCCATTGGATCCCCTTCGCCCCCTTCCGGAGGAACTCCTCCTGGTGGCGGATGATACGGCTATCCTGGCGGAAATAGGGGCCGCAAAGCCCCTGACCAAGCTGCTTCACCAGTGCCCTGAGGGGTTCAGGCTGAAGCTGACCGACCGGGGCAGTGTTAAACGGGAGCTTATCCGGATGGGCTGGCCCGTACAGGATATGGCGCCCCTGATCACCGGGGAGGCTCTGGAGCTGAGCCTGCGTTCCGCCGCCGCTTCCGGCAGACCCTTTACCCTGCGGGACTACCAGTCCGAAGCGGCCCGGTCGGTGCTGGGAAACAACGGTCCCGGGAGCGGTTACGGGGTGGTGGTGCTTCCCTGCGGTTCGGGGAAGACCATGGTAGGCATGGCCCTGATGAGCCTCCTTAAAACAAATACCCTGGTACTTACCACCAATGTGGCGGCGGTGCATCAGTGGATAGATGAGCTCCTGGATAAAACGGACCTTGAGGCGGATGAGATCGCCGAATATACCGGCGACTCCAAGCGGGTGGCGCCGGTAACCATAGCTACCTACCAGATCATCACCTGGCGGCCCGATAAGGAAGCGGAGTTTCCCCACTTCAAGCTCTTCCGGGAACGGCCCTGGGGGCTGATCATCTACGACGAAGTTCACTTACTGCCGGCCCCGGTCTTTCGGGTAACCGCGGAGCTTCAGGCGGTGCGTCGGCTGGGGCTTACCGCCACCCTGATCCGGGAAGACGGGGCGGAGGACGCGGTGTTCAGCCTGGTGGGGCCCAAACGCTACGATGTCCCCTGGAAGGATCTGGAAAGCAAGGGTTGGATTGCGGAAGCCCTCTGTACGGAGATCCGCCTGGACATGCCGGAGAAGCTGAAGATCCCCTATGCCGTGGCAACTCCCCGGGAAAAGTACCGGGTGGCCAGCGAAAACCCCTACAAGGAAAGCATCGTCCGCCAGTTGATGGATAACCACCCGGAGGATCATATCCTGGTGATAGGCCAGTATATCACCCAGTTGGAAGGGCTGGCCCGGCTTCTCAAGGTGCCCCTGATTACCGGGAAAACCCCCAATGCGGAACGGGAAAAGGTATACGGCGCCTTCAAGCGGGGTGAGTTCCGGGTTATCGTGGTGTCCAAGGTGGCGAATTTTGCCATCGACCTTCCCGATGCCTCCATGGCTATCCAGGTTTCGGGCTCCTTCGGTTCCCGGCAGGAGGAAGCGCAGCGCCTGGGCCGTATTCTGCGGCCTAAGGGACGGAACTCCTATTTCTATACCCTGGTTTCCCGGTATACCGTAGAGGAGGATTTCGCCGCGAACCGCCAGAAATTCCTTGCCGAGCAGGGCTACAAATACGCCATCCAGCACTGGACGGAGAATGAGATACTCGCCGGACAAAGTGGGGCAGGGCAGCATGAATAA
- a CDS encoding cupin domain-containing protein, whose protein sequence is MGTTIVHQWDDLAMVKNPNHPELYQKTFLNPADADHADIRASMILYEKLEKGGAVLPHYHDVCEIICVTKGRVQFYCETGWVEYHAYDTFIVSAGQVHSVTNIHDEPSEQISFFVPAGAGVKNEVFKTTILEGGEVERLMKMAGKG, encoded by the coding sequence ATGGGTACCACCATAGTCCACCAATGGGATGATCTTGCGATGGTTAAAAACCCAAACCATCCCGAACTGTACCAGAAAACTTTTTTGAACCCCGCCGATGCGGATCATGCGGACATACGGGCCAGCATGATCCTCTATGAAAAACTGGAAAAGGGCGGCGCGGTTCTTCCCCACTACCATGATGTCTGCGAGATTATCTGTGTCACCAAAGGCAGGGTGCAGTTTTATTGCGAAACAGGCTGGGTGGAATACCATGCCTACGACACCTTTATTGTCAGCGCCGGCCAGGTCCATTCGGTAACTAACATCCACGATGAACCTTCGGAACAGATCAGCTTTTTTGTGCCCGCCGGCGCCGGCGTTAAGAACGAGGTGTTCAAGACGACCATACTGGAGGGCGGGGAAGTGGAGCGGCTTATGAAAATGGCGGGCAAGGGTTAA
- a CDS encoding cysteine hydrolase family protein codes for MATIESIPYAWPYNGDLRACNTALMIIDMQTDFCGKGGYVDKMGYDLSNTARAIEPIKKLLTLARSIPGFTIIHTREGHRPDLSDLPANKRWRSAQIGAELGSMGPKGRILVRGEEGWDIISDLYPLEGEAIIDKPGKGSFYATDLDMILKMKHIDNIILTGITTDVCVHTTMRDANDRGYECVILEDCTGATDMGNHAAALKMVTMQGGVFGAVSDSASVIRALENLKRS; via the coding sequence ATGGCGACTATTGAATCTATTCCCTATGCATGGCCCTATAACGGCGATCTACGTGCCTGCAATACCGCATTGATGATCATCGACATGCAGACCGATTTCTGCGGTAAGGGTGGTTACGTGGACAAGATGGGCTACGATCTTTCCAATACCGCCCGGGCCATTGAGCCCATCAAAAAACTGCTGACCCTAGCCCGGAGCATACCGGGTTTCACGATCATCCACACCAGGGAAGGACACCGGCCCGACCTTTCGGATCTGCCGGCAAATAAACGGTGGCGGAGTGCTCAGATAGGCGCGGAACTGGGCAGCATGGGTCCCAAGGGCCGCATCCTTGTCCGGGGCGAAGAGGGCTGGGACATCATAAGCGATCTGTACCCCCTGGAGGGGGAGGCGATCATCGACAAGCCCGGCAAGGGCTCCTTCTACGCCACCGACCTGGACATGATCCTTAAAATGAAGCATATCGACAACATCATTCTTACGGGGATCACCACCGATGTGTGCGTCCACACCACCATGCGGGATGCCAACGACCGGGGCTACGAGTGTGTTATCCTGGAAGACTGCACCGGCGCCACCGACATGGGTAACCACGCCGCGGCCCTTAAAATGGTCACCATGCAGGGCGGCGTCTTTGGCGCCGTCTCCGATTCCGCTTCGGTGATCCGGGCTTTGGAAAACCTAAAAAGGAGCTAG